One part of the Rhodococcus oxybenzonivorans genome encodes these proteins:
- a CDS encoding enoyl-CoA hydratase/isomerase family protein, whose translation MAEFVTLEVSEGIGTIRLARPPMNALNRQVQQELRAAAREATVHPDVKAVIVYGGEKVFAAGADVKEMAEMSFGQMTDVITDLQSDLAAVSEIPKPTVAAITGYALGGGLEVALSADRRIAGDNAKLGVPEILLGIIPGGGGTQRLARLIGPSKAKDLVFTGRFVNADEALAIGLVDEVVAPDDVYEAARRWASQFTTGAGRALAAAKAAIDQGLDVDLHSGLAVERQLFASLFATQDRTIGMESFIENGPGKAQFTGE comes from the coding sequence ATGGCTGAATTCGTCACTCTCGAGGTTTCCGAAGGCATCGGCACCATTCGACTCGCGCGTCCCCCGATGAATGCACTGAATCGGCAGGTGCAACAGGAGTTGCGGGCCGCCGCACGGGAAGCGACAGTGCACCCCGACGTCAAGGCAGTGATCGTGTACGGCGGAGAGAAGGTGTTCGCCGCAGGCGCCGACGTCAAGGAGATGGCCGAGATGAGCTTCGGCCAGATGACCGATGTCATCACCGATCTGCAATCGGACCTGGCCGCGGTCTCGGAGATTCCCAAGCCGACCGTCGCCGCGATCACGGGGTACGCGCTCGGCGGCGGCCTGGAGGTCGCACTCTCGGCGGACCGGCGGATCGCCGGCGACAACGCCAAGCTCGGTGTCCCCGAGATCCTTCTCGGCATCATTCCCGGTGGTGGCGGCACTCAGCGTCTCGCTCGGCTGATCGGTCCCTCGAAAGCGAAAGACCTGGTGTTCACCGGGCGCTTCGTCAACGCCGACGAGGCGCTGGCGATCGGTCTGGTCGACGAGGTGGTGGCGCCCGACGACGTGTACGAGGCAGCTCGACGATGGGCGTCCCAGTTCACGACGGGCGCCGGCCGCGCGCTGGCCGCGGCGAAAGCCGCCATCGACCAGGGATTGGACGTCGACCTGCACAGCGGACTGGCGGTCGAGCGCCAGCTGTTCGCGTCCCTGTTCGCCACCCAGGACCGCACGATCGGGATGGAATCGTTCATCGAGAACGGCCCTGGCAAGGCTCAGTTCACCGGCGAGTAG
- a CDS encoding NUDIX hydrolase: MVSKQEQAAVDAVDVSPKDASTVILIRDATPELAGGGIEVFLLRRVKGMAFAGGMTVFPGGGVDPSDAVADVQWAGPPVEWWAERFSTDPARAKALVCAAVRETFEECGVLLAGGSTDTVVADTSHYAQARIALERRELSFGEFLAREELVLRADLLRPWANWITPIGEGRRYDTRFFVAAAPDGQIADGATSEAEEVTWLSPAAALDAWKGGGSVLLPPTWSQLTALQNFDSVAEVLAAEPEIPVILPTLITDEETIRVEFPGQDGYYEAGPHPWSVRGRKRTPPGRAESAERSK; this comes from the coding sequence ATGGTCTCGAAGCAAGAACAGGCGGCAGTCGACGCCGTCGACGTGTCACCGAAGGACGCGTCGACGGTCATCCTGATCAGGGATGCAACACCGGAACTCGCGGGGGGCGGCATCGAGGTATTCCTCCTGCGCCGCGTCAAGGGCATGGCGTTCGCCGGAGGTATGACGGTGTTTCCGGGAGGTGGTGTCGACCCGTCGGATGCCGTGGCGGACGTGCAGTGGGCCGGACCTCCCGTCGAGTGGTGGGCCGAACGCTTCTCCACCGATCCCGCCCGGGCGAAGGCTCTGGTGTGCGCGGCGGTACGTGAAACTTTCGAGGAATGTGGGGTGCTGCTCGCGGGCGGAAGCACGGACACGGTAGTGGCCGACACGTCGCACTACGCGCAGGCGCGCATTGCGCTCGAACGACGTGAACTTTCCTTCGGTGAGTTCCTGGCGCGCGAGGAACTCGTGCTCAGAGCCGACCTCCTGCGCCCCTGGGCGAATTGGATCACGCCGATCGGCGAAGGGCGGCGTTACGACACCCGGTTCTTCGTCGCGGCGGCTCCCGACGGGCAGATCGCGGACGGGGCCACGTCCGAAGCCGAGGAAGTGACCTGGCTGAGCCCCGCGGCGGCCCTGGACGCATGGAAGGGGGGCGGCAGCGTCCTGCTCCCACCCACGTGGAGTCAGCTGACGGCATTGCAGAACTTCGATTCGGTGGCAGAGGTCCTCGCCGCGGAGCCGGAGATCCCGGTGATCCTGCCGACCCTCATCACGGACGAGGAAACGATTCGGGTCGAGTTTCCCGGGCAGGACGGTTATTACGAGGCAGGCCCGCACCCGTGGTCGGTGCGGGGACGGAAGCGGACACCGCCGGGTCGCGCCGAGTCGGCCGAGCGGAGCAAGTAG
- a CDS encoding ABC transporter ATP-binding protein: MHQPDPDLLIDFDDVLLRRGGNTLVGPVSWKVELDERWVVLGPNGAGKTSLLRIAAAELHPTSGSAHLLGERLGRVDINELRPRIGLSSSALANRVPAEEVVSDLVVSAGYAVLGRWRERYEDMDTERAVEMLESLGAEHLAHRSYGTLSEGERKRVLIARALMTDPELLLLDEPAAGLDLGGREELVARLTDLAADPDAPATVLITHHVEEIPPGFTHALLLNEGRVVSQGLLDDVITSENLSEAFSQSISLDKVDGRYFARRSRVPGAHRA; encoded by the coding sequence GTGCATCAACCTGATCCTGATCTCCTCATCGATTTCGACGACGTCCTCCTCCGGCGCGGGGGTAACACTCTCGTGGGGCCGGTGTCCTGGAAAGTGGAGCTCGACGAGCGATGGGTGGTCCTCGGCCCGAACGGAGCCGGCAAGACGTCGTTGCTCCGCATCGCGGCTGCCGAACTGCATCCGACGAGCGGTAGCGCCCACCTTCTGGGGGAACGGCTCGGGCGAGTCGACATCAACGAGCTACGACCACGAATCGGGCTGTCGTCGTCGGCGCTGGCGAACCGGGTGCCTGCCGAGGAGGTGGTGAGCGATCTCGTCGTGTCCGCCGGCTACGCCGTACTCGGTCGCTGGCGGGAGCGGTACGAAGACATGGATACCGAGCGGGCGGTCGAGATGCTCGAAAGTCTCGGGGCCGAGCACCTGGCCCATCGCAGCTACGGCACCCTGTCCGAGGGGGAACGCAAGCGCGTGCTCATCGCCCGTGCGCTGATGACCGACCCCGAACTTCTCCTCCTCGACGAACCCGCCGCCGGACTCGACCTCGGCGGGCGAGAGGAACTCGTCGCGCGACTGACCGACCTGGCCGCAGATCCCGACGCTCCCGCAACCGTTCTCATCACCCACCACGTCGAGGAGATCCCACCCGGCTTCACCCACGCGCTGCTCCTGAACGAGGGCCGCGTGGTCTCGCAGGGTCTGCTCGACGACGTGATCACGTCGGAGAACCTCAGTGAGGCCTTCAGCCAGTCCATCAGCCTCGACAAGGTCGATGGACGGTACTTCGCGCGGCGCAGCCGGGTCCCGGGCGCCCACCGGGCGTGA
- a CDS encoding aminoacyl-tRNA hydrolase — MTEPCAAAIAGDAALWEARHAVLAAGYGGRPDPEDPALVLAMPIVLHIPKSNPPARSAVLAAAATASVALCLDPRVGVDADGQPGPWRSDYLAWVGSRIRKVSRRARGAQWRAAQDVDGITVEVDGAEARALVPVAVGALDPRIKKLQIGGTDLEHDDPGPAPGGTPVLWIDATLDMTVGKAAAQVGHASMLLAGAMSVEAARHWADTGYRCAVRDADAARWTALRELESAGRAVAVRDAGFTEVAPGSVTVIAAL; from the coding sequence GTGACGGAACCGTGTGCAGCCGCGATCGCCGGCGACGCCGCGCTGTGGGAGGCACGCCACGCGGTCCTCGCGGCCGGTTACGGTGGACGGCCCGATCCCGAGGATCCTGCCCTGGTGCTCGCGATGCCGATCGTCTTGCACATCCCGAAGTCGAACCCGCCTGCGCGTAGTGCGGTGCTGGCGGCGGCCGCGACGGCGTCGGTGGCGCTGTGCCTCGACCCACGGGTCGGCGTCGATGCAGACGGGCAACCGGGCCCCTGGCGCTCCGACTACCTCGCATGGGTGGGGTCTCGCATCCGCAAGGTGTCGCGCCGGGCTCGCGGTGCCCAGTGGCGCGCCGCGCAGGATGTGGACGGCATCACCGTTGAGGTCGACGGCGCCGAGGCGCGGGCACTCGTCCCCGTCGCGGTCGGTGCGCTCGACCCGCGCATCAAGAAGCTGCAGATCGGCGGAACCGACCTCGAGCACGACGACCCCGGCCCGGCGCCCGGCGGGACACCCGTGCTGTGGATCGACGCGACCCTGGACATGACCGTTGGGAAGGCCGCCGCACAAGTGGGCCACGCGTCGATGCTGCTCGCGGGAGCGATGAGCGTCGAAGCTGCGAGGCACTGGGCGGATACGGGTTACCGCTGCGCCGTCCGTGACGCCGATGCGGCGAGGTGGACGGCGTTGCGCGAGCTCGAGTCCGCGGGGCGTGCGGTCGCGGTGCGCGATGCCGGTTTCACCGAGGTGGCTCCCGGATCCGTGACGGTGATCGCCGCCCTGTGA
- the serB gene encoding phosphoserine phosphatase SerB gives MGAADTTVLVTVTGPDRPGVTSVLFAALSRHDVSLLDVEQVVIRGRLTLGVLVACPEDGEALQEELEEAMATVGMSVDVEIGADPGRQSLSTHAVVILGSPVSARALRSVAREMAKLSVNIDSIRGVADYPVTGLELLVSAPATAAVDKRLRTVLAEVAVAESVDIAVERGGLARRAKRLIVFDVDSTLVQGEVIEMLAARAGVEDEVRAVTESAMRGEIDFTESLHQRVATLAGLDASVIDDVAEGLELTPGARTTIRTLRRLGFHCGVVSGGFRQVIEGLAHELELDFVQANTLEIVDGKLTGRVVGDIVDRAAKATALRKFAAQVGVPMEQTVAVGDGANDIDMLNAAGLGIAFNAKPALREVADTALSHPFLDAVLFILGVTRDEVEAADAVDGVVRRVPLS, from the coding sequence GTGGGCGCAGCTGACACGACTGTCCTGGTGACCGTCACGGGGCCCGACCGCCCCGGTGTCACATCGGTGCTCTTCGCGGCGCTCTCCCGCCACGACGTGAGCCTGCTCGATGTGGAACAGGTGGTGATCCGTGGCCGCCTGACCCTCGGCGTGCTCGTGGCGTGCCCGGAGGACGGGGAAGCCCTCCAGGAGGAACTGGAGGAGGCGATGGCCACCGTCGGGATGTCGGTGGATGTCGAGATCGGGGCGGACCCCGGCCGGCAGTCGCTGTCCACGCACGCGGTGGTCATTCTCGGTTCTCCGGTGTCCGCGCGGGCCCTGCGATCGGTCGCTCGTGAGATGGCGAAGCTGAGTGTCAACATCGACTCCATCCGTGGCGTCGCCGATTATCCGGTGACCGGTCTCGAGCTCCTCGTCAGTGCTCCCGCGACGGCGGCGGTGGACAAGCGGCTGCGTACGGTGCTGGCCGAGGTTGCTGTGGCGGAAAGCGTCGACATCGCGGTCGAGCGGGGTGGGCTTGCGCGCCGCGCGAAGCGGCTCATCGTCTTCGACGTCGACTCGACCCTGGTCCAAGGCGAGGTCATCGAGATGCTCGCAGCGCGGGCCGGGGTCGAGGACGAAGTCCGTGCGGTCACCGAATCGGCGATGCGCGGCGAGATCGACTTCACCGAGTCGCTGCACCAGCGGGTCGCGACGCTCGCCGGTCTCGACGCCTCCGTGATCGACGACGTCGCCGAGGGCCTCGAACTGACGCCGGGTGCCCGGACCACCATTCGCACGTTGCGACGCCTCGGATTCCACTGCGGGGTGGTGTCGGGTGGCTTCCGTCAGGTGATCGAGGGGCTCGCTCACGAACTGGAGCTCGACTTCGTTCAAGCCAATACTCTCGAAATTGTGGACGGCAAGCTCACCGGACGAGTCGTGGGTGACATCGTCGACCGGGCCGCCAAGGCCACAGCGCTGCGTAAGTTCGCTGCCCAGGTGGGCGTGCCGATGGAGCAGACGGTCGCGGTCGGTGACGGCGCCAACGACATCGACATGCTCAATGCCGCCGGTCTCGGTATCGCCTTCAACGCGAAGCCGGCGTTGCGTGAGGTCGCCGACACGGCGCTCTCGCATCCCTTCCTGGACGCCGTACTGTTCATCCTCGGCGTCACTCGGGACGAGGTCGAGGCCGCCGACGCCGTGGACGGCGTGGTGAGACGAGTTCCCCTGTCGTGA
- the ctaD gene encoding cytochrome c oxidase subunit I, producing MTAVAPQPVPAIAAARPYPPRQGPKGSFIFKMITTTDPKVLGIMYLTTSIIFFLIGGLMALMMRAELAVPGMQFLSNEQFNQLFTMHGTIMLLLYATPIVFGFANYILPLQIGAPDVAFPRLNAFSYWLYLFGAIIATAGFITPGGAADFGWTAYTPLTSALHSPGVGADLWIMGLAVGGLGTILGGVNMITTVICLRAPGMTMFRMPIFTWNIFITSILILLAFPLLTAALLGLFVDRHLGGHIFDPATGGVLLWQHLFWFFGHPEVYIIALPFFGIVSEIFPVFSRKPIFGYSGLVYATIAIAALSIAVWAHHMYATGAVLLPYFSFMTFLIAVPTGVKIFNWIGTMWKGQLTFESPMLFSVGFLITFLFGGLSGVILASPPLDFHVTDSYFVVAHFHYVVFGTVVFATYAGIYFWFPKMTGRMMDERLGKWHFWTTFIGFHGTFLVQHWLGAEGMPRRYADYLPSDGFTMLNSFSTIFAFVLGASTLPFIWNVFKSYRYGEVVTVDDPWGYGNSLEWATTCPPPRHNFTELPRIRSERPAFELHYPHMVERMKAEAHVGPGHGGKHASTVLEEERHAPLTVSGEGEPGTDSGR from the coding sequence GTGACTGCCGTAGCGCCCCAGCCAGTCCCCGCGATAGCTGCAGCCAGGCCTTACCCGCCGCGGCAGGGACCCAAGGGCTCGTTCATCTTCAAAATGATCACGACCACCGACCCCAAGGTGCTCGGGATCATGTATTTGACGACCTCGATCATCTTCTTCCTCATCGGCGGTCTGATGGCCCTGATGATGCGTGCCGAGCTCGCTGTGCCCGGTATGCAGTTCTTGTCGAACGAGCAGTTCAACCAGCTGTTCACCATGCACGGCACGATCATGCTGCTGCTGTACGCGACCCCGATCGTGTTCGGCTTCGCCAACTACATCCTGCCGCTCCAGATCGGTGCACCCGACGTTGCGTTCCCGCGTCTGAACGCCTTCAGCTACTGGCTGTACCTGTTCGGCGCCATCATCGCGACCGCCGGCTTCATCACTCCGGGCGGCGCGGCCGACTTCGGCTGGACGGCGTACACGCCGCTCACCAGTGCCCTGCACTCCCCGGGTGTCGGTGCCGACCTGTGGATCATGGGCCTCGCGGTCGGTGGCCTCGGCACCATCCTCGGTGGCGTCAACATGATCACCACGGTGATCTGCCTGCGCGCCCCGGGTATGACCATGTTCCGTATGCCGATCTTCACCTGGAACATCTTCATCACCAGCATCCTGATCCTGCTGGCGTTCCCGCTGCTGACGGCCGCGCTGCTGGGTCTGTTCGTCGACCGTCACCTCGGCGGCCACATCTTCGATCCGGCTACCGGCGGTGTTCTGCTGTGGCAGCACCTGTTCTGGTTCTTCGGTCACCCCGAGGTGTACATCATCGCGCTGCCGTTCTTCGGCATCGTCTCGGAAATCTTCCCGGTCTTCAGCCGTAAGCCGATCTTCGGCTACAGCGGTCTGGTGTACGCGACGATCGCGATTGCTGCCCTGTCGATCGCCGTGTGGGCGCACCACATGTACGCCACGGGCGCGGTGCTGCTGCCGTACTTCTCGTTCATGACCTTCCTGATCGCGGTGCCGACGGGTGTGAAGATCTTCAACTGGATCGGCACCATGTGGAAGGGGCAATTGACCTTCGAGTCGCCGATGCTGTTCTCCGTCGGCTTCCTGATCACCTTCCTCTTCGGTGGCCTCTCCGGCGTCATCCTGGCCAGCCCGCCGCTCGACTTCCACGTCACCGACAGCTACTTCGTGGTCGCCCACTTCCACTACGTGGTCTTCGGCACGGTCGTGTTCGCCACCTACGCCGGCATCTACTTCTGGTTCCCGAAGATGACCGGGCGGATGATGGACGAACGCCTCGGCAAGTGGCACTTCTGGACCACGTTCATCGGCTTCCACGGCACGTTCCTGGTGCAGCACTGGCTCGGGGCCGAAGGTATGCCGCGCCGGTACGCCGACTACCTGCCGTCCGACGGGTTCACCATGCTGAACTCGTTCTCGACCATCTTCGCCTTCGTCCTCGGTGCCTCGACGCTCCCGTTCATCTGGAACGTCTTCAAGAGCTACCGGTACGGCGAGGTCGTCACCGTCGACGACCCGTGGGGTTACGGCAACTCGCTCGAGTGGGCCACCACCTGCCCGCCGCCGCGCCACAACTTCACGGAACTGCCGCGCATCCGCTCCGAGCGTCCCGCGTTCGAGCTGCACTACCCGCACATGGTGGAGCGGATGAAGGCAGAAGCGCACGTCGGACCCGGGCACGGCGGCAAGCACGCCAGCACGGTCCTGGAGGAGGAACGCCACGCACCGCTCACCGTGAGCGGTGAAGGCGAACCCGGCACCGACTCCGGCCGCTGA
- a CDS encoding ABC transporter substrate-binding protein: MNILSRRRAVAAVVALAAAVAVTSCSSNDDASSTSDAAASAQFPRTVQHFRGNTEIPAAPQRVVALDNSFTDAVLLLETPLVGYVDYRDPGLPDYLGSTRDEYATEAESVGTVSTASLEKIAALQPDLIISAEVRDGKNYEQLSAIAPTIFTETTGPTWKENIRLVGQALGKEELANEKIAAYESRAAAVGSAINTKASNPVVSVIRFAGEPTARLYRTTSFSGIVLEDAGIARPASQGPDPADPTSIMQSISPELLSEADGNVIFVSTWQDPAGKSAEAARPFLESPLWQTLQGRKVDVDDARWMSPVSIQGAHLILDDLSDTFEVDKHSG; this comes from the coding sequence GTGAATATTCTTTCCCGACGCCGCGCCGTGGCCGCCGTCGTCGCTCTCGCGGCCGCCGTCGCCGTCACGTCCTGTTCCAGCAACGACGACGCGTCCTCCACGTCCGACGCCGCCGCATCGGCGCAGTTCCCCCGCACGGTCCAACACTTCCGCGGCAACACCGAGATTCCCGCGGCACCGCAGCGGGTCGTGGCCCTCGACAACAGCTTCACCGATGCCGTACTCCTCCTCGAGACGCCGCTCGTCGGGTATGTCGACTACCGGGACCCCGGGCTGCCCGACTACCTCGGCAGCACCCGCGACGAGTACGCAACCGAAGCCGAGTCGGTGGGCACGGTGAGCACCGCGAGCCTCGAGAAGATCGCCGCACTGCAGCCGGACCTCATCATCTCGGCCGAGGTTCGCGACGGGAAGAACTACGAACAGCTGTCGGCCATTGCGCCGACCATCTTCACCGAGACGACCGGTCCCACGTGGAAGGAGAACATCCGTCTCGTCGGTCAGGCGCTCGGCAAGGAAGAGCTCGCCAACGAGAAGATCGCCGCCTACGAGTCGCGCGCCGCGGCCGTCGGTTCCGCCATCAACACCAAGGCGTCGAACCCGGTCGTATCGGTAATCCGATTCGCCGGTGAACCCACCGCCCGCCTCTATCGCACCACCTCCTTCAGCGGCATCGTGCTCGAGGATGCGGGCATTGCCCGGCCCGCCAGCCAGGGACCGGACCCCGCCGACCCGACCAGCATCATGCAGTCGATCAGTCCGGAGTTGCTCAGCGAGGCCGACGGCAACGTGATCTTCGTCAGCACCTGGCAGGATCCGGCGGGAAAGAGCGCCGAAGCCGCCCGCCCCTTCCTCGAAAGCCCGCTGTGGCAGACGCTGCAGGGCCGCAAGGTCGACGTCGACGACGCCCGCTGGATGTCGCCCGTCAGCATCCAGGGCGCGCACCTGATTCTCGACGACCTGTCGGACACGTTCGAGGTCGACAAGCACAGCGGCTAA
- a CDS encoding ABC transporter substrate-binding protein — MSLRRFSTVRRASIGLVAGVAAFALAGCSQPADDDPASSIVRTTTKIAGAAVVGIERDTTTACPEPAPVDPELSGSTTHRVVHTTGTSEVPADPQRIVVLDSAALDAVCALGLWERVVGAATSGDGDSPQPGYLGTGISELPSVGPAGAPDVARIAQAAPDVILGSSPATGALYGELSPIAPTVFVGSDPVYWKTQFLLAGNALGRADAAAAALERYQADAKQLGIDIDAAQTQASIVRFDADSLEVEGPAAFAGQVLTDAGVRRPAYQNLDGAVTESIDDAELDRAEGDLIYAVLVGKDGTEHAEDVMSGQAWEDLGAAADSRVFAVEGEVWNGNGLVAARAVLTDLRNTLNGYAG; from the coding sequence TTGTCCCTTCGTAGGTTTTCGACCGTCCGCCGCGCGTCCATCGGTCTCGTTGCCGGTGTCGCCGCCTTCGCTCTCGCCGGCTGCTCCCAACCGGCCGACGACGACCCCGCGTCCTCGATAGTCCGGACCACGACGAAGATTGCGGGCGCGGCGGTGGTCGGCATCGAGAGGGACACCACGACGGCGTGCCCGGAGCCGGCACCGGTCGACCCGGAGCTGTCGGGGTCGACGACGCATCGGGTTGTCCATACGACGGGCACGAGTGAGGTGCCCGCCGATCCGCAGCGAATCGTGGTACTCGACAGTGCCGCGCTGGACGCGGTATGCGCACTCGGTCTGTGGGAACGCGTCGTCGGCGCCGCCACGAGCGGCGACGGCGACTCCCCACAGCCGGGGTACCTCGGCACGGGCATCTCCGAACTTCCGAGTGTCGGGCCGGCCGGCGCACCGGACGTCGCCCGGATCGCGCAGGCGGCGCCGGATGTGATCCTCGGTTCGAGTCCGGCCACTGGCGCACTGTACGGCGAGCTCTCCCCCATCGCGCCCACCGTGTTCGTCGGTTCCGACCCCGTGTACTGGAAGACGCAGTTCCTCCTCGCGGGTAACGCCCTCGGCCGGGCCGATGCCGCCGCAGCCGCGCTCGAGCGATACCAGGCGGACGCGAAGCAACTCGGCATCGATATCGACGCCGCACAAACCCAGGCCTCTATCGTGCGTTTCGACGCCGACAGTCTGGAGGTGGAGGGACCGGCGGCGTTCGCCGGTCAGGTACTCACCGACGCGGGAGTCCGCAGGCCCGCCTACCAGAACCTCGACGGTGCGGTGACCGAATCGATCGATGATGCCGAACTCGACCGCGCCGAAGGCGATCTCATCTATGCCGTCCTCGTCGGCAAGGACGGCACCGAGCATGCCGAGGACGTCATGTCCGGGCAAGCGTGGGAAGACCTCGGGGCCGCCGCCGACAGTCGCGTGTTCGCCGTCGAGGGCGAGGTCTGGAACGGCAACGGTCTGGTGGCCGCGCGGGCTGTGCTGACCGATCTCCGGAACACCCTGAACGGATACGCCGGCTAG
- a CDS encoding NUDIX hydrolase, with amino-acid sequence MPVPEFVAALRRHVGHAPLWLSGVSVVVRDDDGRLLLTRRADNGRWAVVSGVLEPGEEPGPAALREVREETGVDAELERITSVDVTGPITYPNGDVAQYLDVCFLARYVGGAAAVSDDENLEVAWFSPEEVPSDLTPSSRLRLEKALQDVPEAWFQR; translated from the coding sequence GTGCCCGTCCCGGAGTTCGTGGCTGCACTACGCAGGCATGTCGGACACGCGCCGCTGTGGTTGTCGGGAGTGAGCGTCGTCGTCCGCGACGACGACGGGCGGCTACTGCTGACCCGCCGCGCCGACAACGGCCGGTGGGCGGTGGTGTCGGGCGTTCTCGAACCCGGTGAGGAACCCGGGCCCGCGGCGCTCCGGGAAGTACGCGAAGAGACCGGCGTCGACGCGGAACTGGAGCGCATCACCAGCGTCGATGTGACCGGACCCATCACCTATCCCAACGGCGATGTCGCGCAGTACCTCGACGTGTGCTTCCTCGCGCGATACGTCGGCGGAGCCGCGGCGGTGTCCGACGACGAGAACCTCGAGGTGGCATGGTTTTCCCCGGAGGAAGTGCCGTCCGACCTCACCCCGTCTTCGCGACTGCGACTCGAGAAAGCGCTGCAGGACGTGCCGGAGGCGTGGTTCCAGCGCTGA
- the nrdF gene encoding class 1b ribonucleoside-diphosphate reductase subunit beta, which produces MVKLVSRVSAINWNRVQDEKDAEVWDRLVGNFWLPEKVPVSNDIPSWGTLTAQEKQLTMRVFTGLTLLDTIQGTVGAVSLIPDAITPHEEAVYTNIAFMESVHAKSYSSIFSTLCSTRDIDDAFRWSEENPNLQRKAEIVMDYYQGDEPLKRKVASTLLESFLFYSGFYLPMYWSSRAKLTNTADLIRLIIRDEAVHGYYIGYKYQKGLEQLTEAERDDLKNYTFELLFELYDNEVDYTQDLYDEVGLTEDVKKFLRYNANKALMNLGYEGLFPKDETDVNPAILSALSPNADENHDFFSGSGSSYVIGKAVNTEDEDWDF; this is translated from the coding sequence ATGGTCAAGCTGGTGAGTCGCGTATCCGCGATCAACTGGAACCGCGTCCAGGACGAGAAGGACGCCGAGGTGTGGGACCGCCTCGTCGGCAACTTCTGGCTGCCCGAAAAGGTCCCGGTGTCCAACGACATTCCGTCGTGGGGCACGCTCACGGCGCAGGAGAAGCAGCTCACGATGCGGGTGTTCACGGGGCTGACGCTCCTCGACACCATTCAGGGCACCGTGGGCGCGGTCAGCCTCATCCCCGATGCGATCACCCCGCACGAGGAGGCGGTGTACACCAACATCGCGTTCATGGAGTCGGTGCACGCCAAGAGCTACAGCTCGATCTTCTCGACGCTGTGCTCCACCCGCGACATCGACGACGCCTTCCGCTGGTCCGAGGAGAACCCGAACCTGCAGCGCAAGGCAGAGATCGTCATGGACTACTACCAGGGCGACGAGCCGCTCAAGCGCAAGGTGGCGTCCACCCTGCTCGAGAGCTTCCTGTTCTACTCGGGCTTCTACCTGCCGATGTACTGGTCGTCGCGCGCCAAGCTCACCAACACCGCCGACCTCATCCGCCTCATCATCCGTGACGAGGCCGTACACGGGTACTATATCGGCTACAAGTACCAGAAGGGTCTCGAGCAGCTCACCGAGGCCGAGCGCGACGACCTCAAGAACTACACGTTCGAGCTGCTCTTCGAGCTCTACGACAACGAGGTCGACTACACCCAGGACCTCTACGACGAGGTCGGTCTCACCGAGGACGTCAAGAAGTTCCTGCGGTACAACGCCAACAAAGCGTTGATGAACCTCGGCTACGAGGGTCTGTTCCCGAAGGACGAGACGGACGTCAATCCGGCCATCCTGTCCGCGCTCTCACCCAACGCCGACGAGAACCACGACTTCTTCTCCGGCTCCGGCAGCTCCTACGTCATCGGTAAGGCCGTCAACACCGAAGACGAAGACTGGGATTTTTAA